In one Vulgatibacter incomptus genomic region, the following are encoded:
- the scpA gene encoding methylmalonyl-CoA mutase, with protein MSRIPNLATLALGSPSHAGDRASWNAAAEAAAGRPLTSLVWETPEGIPVAPLYGAADLEGLRHVDSVPGLPPYLRGPYPTMYVERPWTIRQYAGFSTAEASNAFYRRNLKAGQKGLSIAFDLATHRGYDSDHPRVAGDVGMAGVAIDSILDMRILFDGIPLDQMTVSMTMNGAVLPILALYIVAAEEQGVPHSKLAGTIQNDILKEFMVRNTYIYPPAPSMRIIADIFAFTSKEMPKFNSISISGYHMQEAGATADLELGYTLADGLEYLRTGMAAGLDLDAFAPRLSFFFAIGMNFYMEVAKLRAARLLWSKLVASLGAKNPKSLALRTHSQTSGWSLAAQDVFNNVVRTCVEALAATHGHTQSLHTNSLDEALALPTDFSARIARNTQLLIQQESGTCRVADPWGGSYYVEKLTWDLANAAWAHIQEVEKLGGMAKAIEEGLPKLRIEEAAARTQARIDSGRQTIVGVNRYRQETEEPLEILKVDNRQVRAAQIARLEKLRRERDGAKVQATLDALTKAAEGEGNLLALAVEAARARATVGEISAALEKVFGRYQATTRSVQGVYAGELGAEEKGVAELHTQIERFVELEGRRPRILVAKMGQDGHDRGQKVIASAFADLGFDVDIGPLFQTPDETARQAVENDVHVVGVSSLAAGHLTLVPELRDALRKLGREDILIVVGGVIPPQDYDALREAGAAEIFGPGTVIGDAASRLLRQLEARIGIE; from the coding sequence GTGAGCCGCATCCCGAACCTTGCAACCCTGGCTCTCGGGAGCCCGTCGCACGCAGGCGATCGTGCGAGCTGGAACGCGGCGGCAGAGGCAGCGGCAGGACGGCCGCTGACTTCGCTCGTGTGGGAGACGCCCGAAGGGATTCCGGTTGCGCCCCTCTACGGCGCCGCCGACCTCGAGGGGCTGCGGCACGTGGACAGCGTGCCGGGGCTGCCGCCCTATCTGCGCGGTCCGTACCCGACCATGTACGTGGAGCGGCCGTGGACCATCCGCCAGTACGCGGGATTCTCCACCGCCGAGGCGAGCAACGCCTTCTACCGCCGCAACCTCAAGGCGGGGCAGAAGGGCCTCTCCATCGCCTTCGATCTCGCCACCCACCGCGGCTACGACTCCGACCACCCGCGGGTGGCCGGTGACGTGGGCATGGCCGGCGTGGCCATCGACTCGATCCTCGACATGCGGATCCTCTTCGACGGGATCCCGCTCGATCAGATGACCGTGTCGATGACGATGAACGGCGCGGTGCTGCCGATCCTCGCGCTCTACATCGTCGCCGCGGAGGAGCAGGGCGTTCCCCACTCGAAGCTCGCGGGCACCATCCAGAACGACATCCTCAAAGAGTTCATGGTGCGGAATACGTACATCTATCCGCCCGCGCCCTCGATGAGGATCATCGCCGACATCTTCGCCTTCACGTCGAAGGAGATGCCGAAGTTCAACAGCATCAGCATCTCCGGCTACCACATGCAGGAGGCCGGGGCGACGGCCGATCTGGAGCTCGGCTACACCCTCGCGGACGGCCTCGAGTACCTGCGCACCGGCATGGCCGCGGGCCTCGATCTCGACGCCTTCGCGCCGCGGCTCTCGTTCTTCTTCGCCATCGGGATGAACTTCTACATGGAGGTGGCGAAGCTCCGCGCCGCACGCCTCCTGTGGTCGAAGCTCGTCGCCTCGCTCGGCGCGAAGAACCCCAAGTCCCTTGCGCTGCGGACGCACAGCCAGACCTCGGGCTGGAGCCTCGCCGCGCAGGACGTCTTCAACAACGTGGTCCGCACCTGCGTCGAAGCGCTCGCGGCGACCCACGGCCACACGCAGTCGCTCCACACCAACTCCCTCGACGAGGCGCTGGCGCTCCCCACCGACTTCAGCGCGCGCATCGCCCGGAACACGCAGCTCCTCATCCAGCAGGAGAGCGGCACCTGCCGCGTGGCCGATCCCTGGGGCGGCTCCTACTACGTGGAGAAGCTCACCTGGGATCTCGCGAACGCCGCCTGGGCCCACATCCAGGAGGTGGAGAAGCTCGGCGGCATGGCCAAGGCCATCGAGGAGGGCCTGCCGAAGCTGCGCATCGAGGAGGCGGCGGCGCGCACCCAGGCGCGGATCGACTCCGGTCGGCAGACCATCGTCGGCGTGAACCGCTACCGCCAGGAGACCGAGGAGCCCCTCGAGATCCTCAAGGTGGACAACCGCCAGGTGCGGGCGGCGCAGATCGCGCGCCTCGAGAAGCTGCGGCGGGAGCGGGACGGCGCGAAGGTGCAGGCCACCCTCGACGCGCTCACCAAGGCGGCGGAAGGCGAAGGCAACCTCCTCGCCCTCGCCGTCGAGGCGGCGCGGGCCCGCGCCACCGTGGGAGAGATCTCGGCGGCGCTGGAGAAGGTCTTCGGGCGCTACCAGGCCACCACGCGCTCGGTGCAGGGCGTGTACGCCGGCGAGCTCGGCGCGGAGGAGAAGGGCGTGGCCGAGCTGCACACGCAGATCGAGCGCTTCGTGGAGCTCGAGGGACGCAGGCCCCGGATCCTGGTGGCCAAGATGGGCCAGGACGGACACGACCGCGGCCAGAAGGTGATCGCCTCGGCCTTCGCCGACCTGGGCTTCGACGTGGACATCGGGCCGCTCTTCCAGACGCCCGACGAGACGGCGCGCCAGGCCGTGGAGAACGACGTGCACGTCGTCGGGGTGAGCTCCCTCGCGGCGGGCCACCTCACCCTCGTGCCCGAGCTGCGCGACGCGCTCCGCAAGCTGGGGCGCGAGGACATCCTCATCGTCGTCGGCGGCGTGATTCCGCCCCAGGACTACGACGCCCTCCGCGAGGCGGGCGCTGCGGAGATCTTCGGTCCCGGCACGGTGATCGGCGACGCGGCCTCGCGCCTCCTGCGGCAGCTCGAGGCGCGCATCGGGATCGAGTAG
- the meaB gene encoding methylmalonyl Co-A mutase-associated GTPase MeaB codes for MDGIMRRRLSEDDYVQGVVAGDRTILARAITLVESTHPAHEALGQAVLARLLPRAGRAVRVGVSGVPGVGKSTFIDAFGTHLTGEGHEVAVLAVDPSSTVTGGSILGDKTRMQRLSVDPHAFIRPSPSAGSLGGVARRTREASLLCEAAGFDVILIETVGVGQSETSVAGMVDFFLVLMLAGAGDELQGIKKGILELADLIAINKADGPNAERARRAAREYQGALHYVRQASPSWAPRVLTCSAREDQGLDAIWKAILEHRDALSATGELAEKRRAQQLRWMWSMVEEGLLDALRKAPGMSERLSRLERAVLEAHATPSQAAGEILGAFRTGG; via the coding sequence ATGGACGGGATCATGCGCCGGCGGCTCTCCGAGGACGACTACGTCCAGGGCGTGGTCGCCGGCGATCGCACCATCCTGGCGCGGGCGATCACTCTCGTGGAGAGCACCCACCCGGCCCACGAAGCGCTGGGGCAGGCGGTGCTCGCGCGGCTCCTGCCCCGCGCGGGCCGCGCCGTCCGCGTAGGCGTCAGCGGCGTCCCGGGCGTGGGCAAGAGCACCTTCATCGACGCCTTCGGCACGCACCTCACCGGCGAGGGCCACGAGGTGGCAGTCCTCGCGGTGGATCCGTCGAGCACGGTCACCGGCGGTAGCATCCTCGGCGACAAGACGCGGATGCAGCGTCTTTCGGTCGACCCCCACGCCTTCATCCGCCCGTCTCCGAGCGCGGGGTCCCTCGGCGGGGTCGCGCGCCGCACCCGCGAGGCCTCCCTCCTCTGCGAGGCGGCGGGCTTCGACGTGATCCTGATCGAGACCGTCGGGGTCGGGCAGTCCGAGACCTCCGTCGCCGGGATGGTCGATTTCTTCCTCGTGCTCATGCTCGCCGGCGCCGGCGACGAGCTCCAGGGAATCAAGAAGGGGATCCTCGAGCTCGCGGACCTCATCGCCATCAACAAGGCCGACGGTCCCAATGCGGAGCGCGCCCGACGTGCTGCCCGCGAGTACCAGGGGGCGCTCCACTACGTCCGGCAGGCGAGCCCGAGCTGGGCGCCCCGCGTGCTCACCTGCAGCGCCCGCGAGGACCAGGGCCTCGACGCGATCTGGAAGGCGATCCTCGAGCACCGCGACGCGCTCTCCGCCACGGGCGAGCTCGCCGAGAAGCGCCGCGCCCAACAGCTCCGCTGGATGTGGAGCATGGTCGAGGAGGGCCTGCTGGACGCGCTGCGGAAGGCGCCCGGGATGTCCGAGCGCCTTTCGCGCCTCGAGCGCGCGGTCCTCGAGGCGCACGCGACTCCTTCGCAGGCGGCGGGCGAGATCCTCGGGGCGTTCCGCACGGGCGGGTAG
- a CDS encoding universal stress protein, protein MTNPGAFLDLVRRARRGRLKIYVGFASGVGKTYHMLEEAHALQAHGTDVVLGFIETHGRPDTEALVEGLEVVPRKKIAYRGGTLEELDLDALLARAPEIAVVDELAHTNAPGSRHPKRYLDVLELLDAGINVISAVNVQHLESLNDLVHRAAGLVVRETIPDSFLERADQVVNLDLAVEDLLERLREGKIVSEAEIPTALQNFFREQKLAALRELSLREVAESLDRELTALTPKERREAIGRIMVCISPASPRAEVLLRRGSRVAAHLGTEWFVVYVETPAESRMSAEKARRLEANLDHARDHGAEVMRLRARDPVQALLDFARSHEVQRIIIGRTARTLPERLTRRSFVERMVRESRGFDLSIVSAED, encoded by the coding sequence ATGACGAACCCGGGCGCGTTCCTCGATCTGGTCCGACGCGCCAGGCGGGGCCGGCTCAAGATCTACGTCGGTTTCGCGTCGGGCGTCGGCAAGACCTATCACATGCTCGAGGAGGCCCACGCGCTCCAGGCCCACGGCACCGACGTCGTGCTGGGATTCATCGAGACCCACGGCAGGCCCGACACGGAGGCGCTGGTCGAGGGGCTCGAGGTGGTGCCTCGGAAGAAGATCGCCTACCGGGGTGGGACCCTCGAGGAGCTCGATCTCGACGCGCTCCTGGCGCGCGCCCCGGAGATCGCGGTGGTCGACGAGCTCGCCCACACCAACGCGCCGGGCTCACGGCATCCGAAGCGCTACCTCGACGTCCTCGAGCTCCTCGACGCGGGCATCAACGTCATCAGCGCGGTCAACGTGCAGCACCTAGAGAGCTTGAACGACCTCGTGCACCGCGCCGCCGGACTCGTGGTCCGGGAGACGATCCCCGACAGCTTCCTGGAGCGGGCCGATCAGGTCGTGAACCTGGATCTGGCCGTCGAGGACCTGCTCGAGCGGCTGCGCGAGGGGAAGATCGTCTCGGAAGCGGAGATCCCGACGGCGCTCCAGAACTTCTTCCGCGAGCAGAAGCTGGCGGCGCTTCGGGAGCTCTCCCTGCGCGAGGTGGCCGAGAGCCTCGATCGCGAGCTGACCGCGCTCACGCCCAAGGAGCGGCGCGAGGCCATCGGACGCATCATGGTCTGCATCTCGCCGGCATCCCCGCGGGCGGAGGTGCTGCTCCGGCGCGGCTCGCGGGTCGCGGCGCACCTGGGCACCGAGTGGTTCGTCGTCTACGTGGAGACGCCTGCCGAGAGCCGGATGAGCGCTGAGAAGGCGCGCCGCCTCGAGGCCAACCTGGACCATGCCCGCGACCATGGGGCCGAGGTCATGCGCCTCCGGGCCCGTGATCCGGTGCAGGCCCTCCTCGACTTCGCCCGATCGCACGAGGTCCAGCGGATCATCATCGGGCGGACGGCGCGCACGCTCCCGGAGCGGCTGACCCGGCGCAGCTTCGTCGAGCGCATGGTGCGGGAATCGCGGGGCTTCGATCTCTCGATCGTCTCGGCGGAGGATTGA
- the kdpC gene encoding potassium-transporting ATPase subunit KdpC, with the protein MRSFLLSLRLVLVSLLLCGLAYPLLVLAIAQLVPWRARGSLVVDPGGGVIGSELIGQAFRGAAYLQPRPSAAGAGYDSLASGGSNLGPTSRKLRERVEAELERLLRENPEAKPPVPVELVTTSGSGLDPHLSPKAARWQAPRIARARGVPTWAVEAVIDERVARRTLGFLGEDRVNVLAVNLELDRRFGRASPR; encoded by the coding sequence ATGAGGTCGTTCCTCCTCTCGCTCCGCCTCGTCCTCGTCAGCCTCCTCCTCTGCGGCCTCGCCTATCCACTCCTGGTGCTCGCGATCGCACAGCTCGTTCCGTGGCGGGCACGCGGCAGCCTCGTCGTCGATCCCGGCGGAGGCGTGATCGGCTCCGAGCTCATCGGCCAAGCGTTCCGCGGCGCCGCCTACCTGCAGCCGCGCCCTTCGGCGGCGGGCGCAGGCTACGACTCCTTGGCGTCCGGGGGCTCCAACCTCGGACCGACCTCGCGCAAGCTCCGAGAGCGAGTGGAGGCGGAGCTCGAGCGCCTCCTCCGGGAGAACCCGGAGGCGAAGCCGCCCGTGCCGGTGGAGCTCGTCACGACGTCGGGCAGCGGCCTCGATCCCCACCTCTCCCCCAAGGCGGCACGTTGGCAGGCGCCGCGGATCGCGCGGGCGCGGGGCGTCCCGACCTGGGCGGTGGAGGCGGTGATCGACGAGCGGGTGGCTCGGCGGACCTTGGGCTTCCTGGGGGAAGACCGGGTGAACGTCCTCGCCGTGAACCTCGAGCTCGATCGGCGCTTCGGGAGAGCGAGCCCACGATGA
- the kdpB gene encoding potassium-transporting ATPase subunit KdpB, with protein sequence MARKHVQLRATILRQALPECVRKLAPWRVAKNPVMLVVEVGSVYTSVLFVRDAVASARREAPLWFTGLVALWLWLTVLFANFAEAVAEGRGKAQAAELRKLRRDVPARRLVDGDEEPTSASRLRKGDLVVVEASELIPGDGDVVEGVASVDESAITGESAPVIRESGGDRSAVTGGTRVLSDRIVVRIAADPGSSFLDSMIRLVEGASRKKTPNELALHLLLVGLTLIFLFVCATLVPLALHARIDLTLTVVIALLVCLIPTTIGGLLSAIGIAGMDRLVRKNVIAMSGRAVEAAGDVDIMLLDKTGTITLGNRIASDLIPMPGVEERELALAAQLSSLSDETPEGRSIVAFVKERHGDLAAGQGPIEAIPFSAHTRMSGCDLEGRRIRKGAVDAIQDHVGGVMPPEAIDVSHRIGDDGGTPLAVSDGDRVVGIIHLKDVVKPGIHARFAQFRAMGIQTLMITGDNPRTAASIAREAGVDGFLAQATPEKKMQLIREEQAKGRLVAMTGDGTNDAPALAQADVGVSMNSGTQAAKEASNMIDLDSDPTKLLEIVEVGKQLLMTRGSLTTFSVANDVAKYFAILPALIVGVYPEFEPINVMRLSSPYGAILSAVIFNALIIVLLIPLALRGVRYRPLGAAAILRRSLLVYGVGGVIAPFAGIKLIDLVLAAIGLT encoded by the coding sequence GTGGCGAGGAAGCACGTCCAGCTTCGCGCGACGATCCTGCGCCAGGCCCTGCCGGAATGCGTGCGGAAGCTCGCGCCCTGGCGGGTGGCGAAGAACCCGGTGATGCTCGTGGTCGAAGTGGGGAGCGTCTACACCTCCGTGCTCTTCGTCCGGGACGCGGTCGCTTCGGCTCGCCGCGAGGCGCCGCTCTGGTTCACGGGCCTCGTCGCGCTCTGGCTCTGGCTCACCGTGCTCTTCGCCAACTTCGCTGAGGCGGTGGCGGAAGGACGCGGCAAGGCCCAGGCGGCGGAGCTGCGCAAGCTGCGGCGGGACGTGCCGGCCCGCCGTCTGGTCGATGGCGATGAGGAGCCGACCTCGGCGTCCCGCCTCCGCAAGGGAGATCTCGTCGTCGTGGAGGCGAGCGAGCTGATCCCCGGCGACGGCGACGTCGTCGAAGGCGTGGCTTCCGTGGACGAATCGGCGATCACGGGCGAGTCGGCACCCGTGATCCGGGAGAGCGGCGGCGATCGATCCGCCGTGACGGGCGGCACCAGGGTCCTCTCCGATCGGATCGTCGTCCGAATCGCGGCCGACCCGGGCTCGAGCTTCCTCGACTCGATGATCCGGCTGGTGGAGGGCGCATCCCGCAAGAAGACCCCCAACGAGCTCGCGCTCCACCTGCTCCTCGTCGGGCTCACGCTGATCTTCCTCTTCGTCTGCGCGACGCTCGTCCCCCTCGCCCTCCACGCCCGGATCGACCTCACGCTCACCGTGGTGATCGCGCTGCTGGTCTGCCTGATCCCGACCACGATCGGCGGGCTGCTCTCGGCCATCGGGATCGCCGGCATGGATCGCCTCGTCCGCAAGAACGTGATCGCGATGAGCGGGCGCGCGGTGGAGGCGGCCGGCGACGTGGACATCATGCTCCTCGACAAGACGGGCACGATCACGCTCGGGAACCGGATCGCCTCGGACCTCATCCCGATGCCGGGGGTCGAAGAGCGGGAGCTCGCCCTCGCCGCCCAGCTCTCGAGCCTCTCCGACGAGACGCCCGAGGGGCGCTCGATCGTGGCCTTCGTGAAGGAGCGCCACGGCGATCTGGCCGCAGGCCAGGGGCCGATCGAGGCGATCCCTTTCTCCGCCCACACGCGGATGAGCGGTTGCGACCTGGAGGGTCGCAGGATCCGCAAGGGCGCGGTCGACGCGATCCAGGATCACGTCGGCGGCGTCATGCCTCCCGAGGCAATCGACGTCTCCCACCGGATCGGCGACGACGGCGGGACGCCGCTGGCGGTCTCGGACGGCGATCGCGTCGTCGGGATCATCCACCTCAAGGACGTCGTGAAGCCCGGCATCCACGCCCGCTTCGCGCAGTTCCGGGCCATGGGCATCCAGACGCTGATGATCACGGGCGACAACCCGCGGACGGCGGCGTCTATCGCCCGGGAGGCGGGGGTCGACGGCTTCCTCGCACAGGCCACGCCCGAGAAGAAGATGCAGCTCATCCGGGAGGAGCAGGCGAAGGGCCGGCTCGTGGCGATGACCGGCGACGGCACCAACGACGCGCCGGCCCTCGCACAGGCCGACGTCGGCGTGTCGATGAACAGCGGCACCCAGGCGGCGAAGGAGGCGTCGAACATGATCGACCTCGACTCCGACCCGACCAAGCTCCTGGAGATCGTGGAGGTGGGCAAGCAGCTGCTGATGACCCGCGGCAGCCTCACCACCTTCTCGGTGGCCAACGACGTCGCCAAGTACTTCGCGATCCTCCCCGCGCTGATCGTCGGGGTCTACCCCGAGTTCGAGCCGATCAACGTGATGCGGCTCTCCTCGCCCTACGGCGCCATCCTCTCGGCGGTGATCTTCAACGCGCTGATCATCGTGCTCCTGATCCCGCTCGCGCTCCGCGGCGTGCGCTATCGGCCGCTCGGCGCCGCCGCGATCCTGCGGCGGTCGCTGCTCGTCTACGGCGTGGGCGGCGTGATCGCGCCCTTCGCCGGGATCAAGCTCATCGACCTGGTGCTCGCCGCCATCGGGCTCACCTGA
- the kdpA gene encoding potassium-transporting ATPase subunit KdpA produces the protein MGLRGWIELAVLFGAVVAAGPSFGSYMYRVFEGTERPLPRSFGRVERALLQLCGIDGEEEQTWPAYLGSLLLFHLLGFAVLYAILRLQHRLPLNPAQLGPMAGALAFNTAASFVSNTDWQAYTGERALSYLSQMLGLAWQNFTSAAAGIGVGLALARGLTRKPQGVLRPTVGSFPVDLIRSLVYVLLPTSLAAAVFFVSQGVIQSLAPYVHATTVEGASQLLPMGPVASQESIKLLGSNGGGFFGANSAHPFENPTPLTNLVEMFLVLWIPSGLIHTYGEMAGNKLQSWAILLAIALFFLGGSAIGYLAESSPNSALAGLPLDHAMGNMEGKELRLGAAASASFAAVTTASSCGATNAMLDSFNPLGGLVPMVLMQLGEVVFGGVGGGLAGLLIFALLSVFLAGLMVGRTPELLGKKIEAREMKLVVLYLLVYPLFVLVFTAWSGQDASALSSEANAGPHGLTERLYAYSSAVANNGSAFAGLNADTAWWNVTTGVGMLAGRFLPFAPVLAIAGSLAGKKRVPPGPGTFPTDSVLFAFLLTAVIAIVGALTFFPVISLGPLVEHFAATAGRLF, from the coding sequence ATGGGTCTCCGGGGCTGGATCGAGCTCGCCGTGCTCTTCGGCGCCGTGGTCGCGGCCGGTCCTTCCTTCGGCTCCTACATGTACCGCGTTTTCGAGGGGACGGAGCGTCCCCTTCCGAGGAGCTTCGGGCGGGTGGAGCGCGCGCTCCTCCAGCTCTGCGGCATCGACGGGGAGGAGGAGCAGACCTGGCCGGCGTACCTGGGCTCCCTCCTGCTCTTCCACCTGCTGGGCTTCGCCGTCCTCTATGCGATCCTGCGGCTCCAGCACCGCCTCCCGCTGAACCCGGCGCAGCTGGGTCCGATGGCAGGCGCTCTCGCCTTCAACACCGCCGCGAGTTTCGTTTCCAACACCGACTGGCAGGCCTACACGGGCGAGCGCGCGCTGAGCTACCTGAGCCAGATGCTCGGCCTCGCGTGGCAGAACTTCACCTCCGCCGCGGCGGGCATCGGCGTGGGCCTCGCCCTGGCCCGCGGCCTGACCCGAAAGCCCCAGGGTGTGCTTCGCCCGACCGTCGGGAGCTTCCCGGTCGATCTGATCCGCTCGCTCGTCTACGTGCTCCTCCCGACGAGCCTCGCGGCGGCGGTGTTCTTCGTCTCACAGGGCGTCATCCAGAGCTTAGCCCCCTACGTCCACGCGACCACCGTGGAAGGGGCGTCGCAGCTCCTTCCGATGGGGCCGGTGGCTTCCCAGGAGTCGATCAAGCTCCTGGGTAGCAACGGCGGCGGCTTCTTCGGCGCGAACAGCGCCCATCCGTTCGAGAACCCGACGCCCCTGACCAATCTGGTCGAGATGTTCCTCGTCCTCTGGATCCCGTCCGGCTTGATTCACACCTACGGTGAGATGGCGGGAAACAAACTTCAGAGCTGGGCGATCCTCCTGGCCATCGCCCTCTTCTTCCTGGGCGGGAGCGCCATCGGATACCTGGCCGAATCCTCTCCGAACTCGGCGCTGGCGGGCCTGCCCCTCGACCACGCGATGGGCAACATGGAGGGCAAGGAGCTCCGCCTCGGCGCCGCCGCGAGCGCGTCCTTCGCGGCGGTGACGACGGCCTCCTCCTGCGGCGCCACCAACGCGATGCTCGACAGCTTCAACCCCCTGGGCGGGCTGGTGCCCATGGTGTTGATGCAGCTCGGCGAGGTGGTCTTCGGCGGCGTGGGCGGCGGACTCGCCGGCCTCCTGATCTTCGCGCTCCTCTCGGTCTTCCTCGCGGGCCTGATGGTGGGCCGCACCCCGGAGCTCCTCGGAAAGAAGATCGAGGCCCGGGAGATGAAGCTCGTCGTCCTCTACCTGCTGGTCTACCCGCTCTTCGTGCTCGTCTTCACCGCGTGGTCGGGCCAGGACGCGAGCGCCCTGAGCTCGGAGGCCAACGCCGGGCCACACGGGCTAACCGAGCGGCTCTACGCGTACTCGAGCGCGGTGGCCAACAACGGCTCCGCCTTCGCGGGGCTGAACGCCGACACCGCGTGGTGGAACGTGACCACCGGGGTCGGGATGCTCGCCGGTCGGTTCCTGCCATTCGCTCCGGTCCTCGCGATCGCGGGATCGCTCGCCGGCAAGAAGCGGGTGCCGCCGGGGCCGGGGACCTTTCCGACCGACTCCGTCCTCTTCGCCTTCCTCCTGACGGCGGTGATCGCGATCGTGGGCGCCCTCACCTTCTTCCCGGTGATCTCGCTCGGGCCGCTGGTGGAGCACTTCGCCGCGACGGCGGGGAGGCTCTTCTGA
- the kdpF gene encoding K(+)-transporting ATPase subunit F, whose product MSLEHWIGGIVAVALVAYLAFALVQPDRF is encoded by the coding sequence ATGTCCCTGGAGCACTGGATCGGCGGGATCGTCGCGGTGGCCCTGGTTGCCTACCTCGCGTTCGCGCTGGTCCAGCCGGACAGGTTCTAG
- the accC gene encoding acetyl-CoA carboxylase biotin carboxylase subunit: MFRKILVANRGEIAVRVMRTCREMGVQTVAVYSDADRGALHVRTADEAVRVGAPPSAESYLRIDRVIAAAKATGAEAIHPGYGFLSERAAFVEACEQAGIVFIGPPAAAMDAMGEKTQARRRMIAAGVPVVPGMAEPEADIEKARAFAAQCGYPVMIKAAAGGGGKGMRRVDSEREFDAAFGGAQREAKNAFGDDRVYIEKFLEKPRHVEIQVFADGHGNCIHLFERECSVQRRHQKVIEETPSPIVDPEMRAKMGEVAVRAAKAVGYVGAGTCEFLVDAHMNFYFLEMNTRLQVEHPVTELRTGLDLVRWQLEVAAGGKLPLAQDEVPSNGHAIEARINAEDPANGFMPSPGKITYLRLPGGPGTRIDGGVYPGYTVPMTYDSMIAKLIVWAPSRDEAIDRLKRALSEFVVKGITTNIGYLKRILAHREFLSGDYDTTFLGRCAKDLEPVPNVELAKVALMASAIHQFQLDHKRSRQLAASAEGAREAHSRWAEVGRIHALGRSGGVR; this comes from the coding sequence ATGTTCCGCAAGATCCTGGTCGCGAACCGGGGCGAGATCGCCGTGCGGGTGATGCGGACCTGCCGCGAGATGGGCGTGCAGACGGTTGCCGTCTATTCCGACGCCGACCGTGGCGCTCTCCACGTCCGCACCGCCGACGAGGCGGTTCGCGTCGGCGCTCCGCCGTCCGCCGAGAGCTACCTACGGATCGACCGGGTGATCGCCGCCGCCAAGGCCACCGGCGCCGAGGCGATCCACCCCGGCTACGGCTTCCTCTCCGAGCGCGCCGCCTTCGTCGAGGCCTGCGAGCAGGCCGGCATCGTCTTCATCGGCCCGCCCGCAGCGGCCATGGACGCGATGGGCGAGAAGACCCAGGCGCGCCGCCGCATGATCGCGGCAGGCGTCCCCGTGGTGCCCGGCATGGCCGAGCCCGAGGCCGACATCGAGAAGGCCCGCGCCTTCGCCGCGCAGTGCGGCTATCCGGTGATGATCAAGGCGGCCGCCGGCGGCGGCGGCAAGGGCATGCGCCGGGTCGACTCCGAGCGCGAGTTCGACGCGGCCTTCGGCGGCGCCCAGCGCGAAGCCAAGAACGCCTTCGGCGACGACCGCGTCTACATCGAGAAGTTCCTCGAGAAGCCCCGGCACGTCGAGATCCAGGTCTTCGCCGACGGACACGGGAACTGCATCCACCTCTTCGAGCGCGAGTGCTCGGTCCAGCGCCGGCACCAGAAGGTGATCGAGGAGACGCCGTCGCCGATCGTCGATCCCGAGATGCGGGCGAAGATGGGCGAGGTCGCGGTACGGGCCGCGAAGGCCGTGGGCTACGTGGGCGCCGGGACCTGCGAGTTCCTCGTCGACGCCCACATGAACTTCTACTTCCTCGAGATGAACACCCGCCTCCAGGTGGAGCACCCGGTGACGGAGCTCCGCACCGGCCTCGACCTGGTGCGCTGGCAGCTCGAGGTGGCGGCAGGCGGCAAGCTCCCGCTGGCCCAGGACGAGGTGCCCTCGAACGGCCACGCGATCGAGGCGCGCATCAACGCCGAGGATCCGGCGAACGGCTTCATGCCGAGCCCCGGGAAGATCACCTACCTCCGCCTCCCGGGCGGCCCCGGTACGCGGATCGACGGCGGCGTCTACCCCGGCTACACCGTGCCGATGACGTACGACTCGATGATCGCCAAGCTCATCGTCTGGGCGCCGTCCCGCGACGAGGCGATCGACCGGCTGAAGCGCGCGCTCTCCGAGTTCGTGGTCAAGGGGATCACCACCAACATCGGCTATTTGAAGCGGATCCTCGCCCACCGCGAGTTCCTGAGCGGCGACTACGACACGACCTTCCTCGGCCGGTGCGCCAAGGACCTCGAGCCGGTGCCCAACGTGGAGCTCGCGAAGGTGGCCCTGATGGCCTCCGCCATCCACCAGTTCCAGCTCGACCACAAGCGGTCCCGGCAGCTCGCGGCGAGCGCCGAGGGGGCGAGGGAGGCCCACTCGCGCTGGGCCGAGGTCGGCCGGATCCATGCACTGGGGCGGAGTGGAGGTGTGCGGTGA
- a CDS encoding biotin/lipoyl-containing protein, whose product MDKGDGVYEVTLDGQVHVLDALELSHGAVSLIVDHASYSVEFEDTADGSVNVLVRDQVFSVDVLDERRLRMRAAGGRFAVEGPQMITAPMPGKVVKYLVAVGEEVAEGQGLVVVEAMKMENELKSPKSGVVKEVFAKEGASVESGAKLVVVE is encoded by the coding sequence GTGGACAAGGGTGACGGCGTCTACGAGGTGACGCTCGACGGACAGGTGCACGTGCTCGACGCCCTCGAGCTCTCGCACGGCGCCGTCAGCCTGATCGTCGATCACGCGTCCTACTCGGTGGAGTTCGAGGACACCGCCGACGGGAGCGTCAACGTCCTCGTCCGGGATCAGGTCTTCTCGGTCGACGTGCTCGACGAGCGGCGCCTGCGCATGCGCGCGGCCGGTGGGCGCTTCGCCGTCGAGGGGCCCCAGATGATCACGGCTCCGATGCCCGGCAAGGTGGTGAAGTACCTGGTCGCGGTCGGTGAAGAGGTGGCCGAGGGCCAGGGCCTCGTGGTGGTCGAGGCCATGAAGATGGAGAACGAGCTCAAGAGCCCGAAGAGCGGCGTGGTGAAGGAGGTCTTCGCCAAGGAGGGTGCCTCCGTGGAGAGTGGCGCCAAGCTCGTCGTGGTGGAGTAG